From a region of the Aeoliella mucimassa genome:
- a CDS encoding sialate O-acetylesterase: MMIRSPICLLLLVSWNLLASLAVAETVDVYLLGGQSNMQGIAKVKNLPDDVPREIPHTYYFNGKEFEPLVLGKTLNSTRPGEFGPEVGFALETATAERPIYLIKYHASGMPLHHGWHGNQWQGGEPTPNRRNFYAGLSADDENQGTLYKQMTKLFRQGIDKLQADGHTPQVRGMLWMQGEQDSKHELSATTYAANLERLRDRTAEDLKLTEKLPLVFGQVLPHEPALPRFTHRTELRAQMQAADAESAEPEAIERVRMVSTDDCPLLGDTVHYDAEGQLRLGRKFAAAMAGELAEEHSP; the protein is encoded by the coding sequence ATGATGATTCGCTCGCCGATTTGCCTACTGCTGCTGGTTAGCTGGAATCTACTAGCTTCGCTTGCTGTCGCCGAAACAGTGGATGTGTACCTGCTCGGCGGGCAGTCGAACATGCAGGGTATCGCGAAGGTGAAGAACCTGCCGGACGACGTGCCGCGGGAGATTCCTCACACGTACTACTTCAACGGCAAAGAGTTCGAGCCGCTGGTTTTGGGCAAGACGCTCAACTCCACCCGGCCTGGCGAGTTCGGCCCCGAGGTGGGCTTCGCCCTCGAAACTGCGACCGCGGAGCGGCCGATCTACCTGATTAAGTACCATGCGAGCGGCATGCCACTCCACCATGGCTGGCACGGCAACCAATGGCAAGGTGGCGAACCCACGCCGAACCGGCGGAACTTCTACGCCGGCCTGTCGGCTGACGACGAGAACCAAGGCACGCTCTACAAGCAGATGACCAAGCTGTTTCGCCAAGGCATCGACAAGCTGCAAGCCGATGGCCACACCCCGCAGGTGCGCGGCATGCTGTGGATGCAAGGCGAACAGGACAGCAAGCACGAACTCTCGGCAACCACCTACGCTGCGAACCTCGAGCGTTTGCGGGATCGGACTGCCGAGGACCTAAAGCTCACCGAGAAGCTGCCGCTGGTGTTCGGGCAGGTGCTTCCGCACGAGCCGGCGCTGCCGCGGTTTACGCATCGCACCGAGCTTCGTGCACAGATGCAGGCGGCCGACGCCGAATCCGCCGAGCCCGAAGCAATCGAGCGGGTGCGGATGGTCTCGACCGACGACTGCCCGCTGCTCGGCGACACCGTGCATTACGACGCCGAAGGGCAGCTTCGCTTAGGGC
- a CDS encoding IS5 family transposase produces the protein MATKEKRTYKVTNWKEYNKSLIERGNITIWFSDEALENWEHPNDQTKVGRPFVFSDTAIECLLTIRELLKLPYRQTEGFGRSLVAMLGVEAAIPNYSSLAKRASKLNVSLDIANKRGDIDIVVDSTGMKVFGEGEWKMRTHGKSKRRTWRKLHLSVNPDTREIVAEILTENSCHDADAVPEMLEQVEQPVKKFHGDGSYDKWKVYEGLESEGIEPVIPPQHNAKIKQHGNSAEEPLPRDEAIRQIRRKGRRSWKEEVGYHRRSLAETTMYRVKQSFGSHLKNRVFENQQTEARLRCKIINQFTQLGLPQFEWS, from the coding sequence ATGGCTACGAAAGAAAAACGAACCTACAAAGTCACGAACTGGAAGGAGTATAACAAGTCGCTCATCGAGCGTGGAAACATCACTATTTGGTTTAGCGACGAGGCGTTGGAGAACTGGGAACATCCTAACGACCAGACAAAAGTCGGTCGCCCTTTTGTCTTCAGCGATACGGCGATCGAGTGCTTGCTGACGATTCGCGAACTGCTGAAACTTCCCTATCGGCAGACTGAGGGATTCGGCCGCTCGCTGGTGGCGATGTTGGGCGTCGAGGCAGCGATTCCCAATTATTCTTCGCTCGCCAAGCGAGCCAGCAAGCTGAATGTTTCGCTCGATATCGCTAACAAGAGGGGCGACATCGATATCGTGGTGGATAGCACCGGCATGAAAGTGTTTGGCGAGGGCGAATGGAAGATGCGGACGCATGGCAAGTCGAAGCGGCGGACATGGCGGAAGCTGCATTTGTCGGTGAATCCTGACACCCGCGAGATTGTGGCGGAGATTTTGACCGAGAACAGTTGCCACGATGCCGATGCGGTTCCCGAAATGCTGGAGCAGGTGGAGCAGCCCGTAAAAAAGTTTCACGGCGACGGTAGTTACGACAAGTGGAAGGTTTATGAAGGGCTGGAATCCGAAGGCATTGAGCCGGTGATTCCGCCGCAGCACAACGCCAAGATCAAACAACATGGCAACTCTGCGGAGGAGCCTTTGCCCCGGGACGAGGCAATTCGTCAGATTCGACGCAAGGGGCGTAGGAGTTGGAAAGAGGAAGTGGGCTATCATCGTAGAAGCTTGGCGGAAACGACCATGTACCGAGTGAAACAAAGCTTTGGGAGCCATCTCAAAAACCGAGTATTCGAAAACCAACAAACGGAAGCCCGCTTGCGCTGTAAAATCATCAATCAATTCACCCAACTCGGGCTTCCACAGTTCGAGTGGAGTTAG
- a CDS encoding beta-ketoacyl-[acyl-carrier-protein] synthase family protein — translation MSTSQENNRRVVITGIGLVSPLGSSLDTVGEALATGKSAVVACDTLPEAESLPLRYAGECRQFTGHIDDFGELPKEKKKSIRKALKVMCRETQMAVAAAELAVASAGIESDTLEPERSGIVLGSDYMLTLPEDYVDGIKKCTGESGEFEFGDWGTTGLGQMTPLWMLKYLPNMPASHVAILNDLRGPNNSLTLREAASNAAVGEAFTTIARGHADFMLAGATGTRILPMQAIHAMQTEELATEDCDPATASRPFAANRIGMVAGEGSGVLVLEERSKAEARGATIYGEIVGIGSSMVADRQLHGNTKQALINAIKACLRDSKLAPGDIGHINAYGLGTKECDADEAAAIREALGDAGSTVPVTALKSYFGNLGAGSGVVELACSLLAAKQGKLPAVLNCAEPDAECGLKIATANDSPGSSFLKLSVTPQGQASALAILLT, via the coding sequence ATGAGCACTTCCCAAGAAAATAATCGGCGTGTGGTAATCACCGGAATCGGGTTGGTTTCGCCACTGGGTAGTTCACTGGACACGGTCGGCGAGGCCCTGGCTACCGGCAAAAGTGCCGTGGTGGCCTGCGATACCTTGCCTGAAGCCGAAAGCTTGCCGCTGCGTTACGCAGGCGAGTGTCGGCAGTTTACCGGCCACATCGACGACTTCGGCGAGTTGCCGAAAGAGAAGAAAAAGTCGATTCGCAAAGCCCTGAAGGTGATGTGCCGGGAAACGCAGATGGCCGTGGCCGCAGCCGAGCTAGCGGTTGCCAGCGCCGGTATCGAGAGCGACACGCTCGAGCCCGAGCGGTCGGGCATCGTGCTGGGTAGCGACTACATGCTGACGCTGCCGGAAGACTACGTGGATGGCATCAAGAAATGCACCGGCGAGTCGGGCGAGTTTGAATTCGGCGACTGGGGCACGACCGGGCTGGGGCAAATGACCCCGCTCTGGATGCTGAAGTACCTGCCGAACATGCCGGCCAGCCATGTGGCAATCCTCAACGACCTGCGTGGTCCGAACAATTCGCTCACGCTCCGCGAGGCCGCGTCGAACGCCGCCGTCGGCGAGGCGTTTACCACCATCGCCCGCGGGCACGCCGACTTCATGCTCGCCGGAGCGACCGGCACACGCATCTTGCCGATGCAAGCGATCCACGCGATGCAGACCGAAGAGCTGGCCACGGAGGATTGCGATCCGGCGACCGCGAGTCGCCCGTTTGCTGCCAATCGCATCGGCATGGTGGCCGGCGAGGGTTCCGGCGTGCTGGTGCTCGAAGAACGCTCGAAGGCCGAAGCCCGCGGAGCAACCATCTACGGCGAGATCGTTGGCATTGGCTCGAGCATGGTGGCCGACCGCCAGTTGCACGGCAACACCAAGCAAGCACTCATCAATGCGATCAAGGCCTGCTTGCGGGACTCGAAACTCGCCCCGGGCGACATTGGTCACATCAACGCGTATGGACTCGGCACCAAAGAATGCGACGCCGACGAGGCAGCCGCGATTCGCGAAGCACTCGGCGACGCAGGCTCGACGGTTCCGGTGACCGCGCTGAAGAGCTACTTCGGCAACCTCGGCGCCGGCAGCGGCGTGGTGGAACTCGCTTGCAGCCTGCTTGCAGCAAAGCAAGGCAAACTGCCGGCAGTGCTCAACTGTGCGGAGCCTGATGCGGAGTGCGGTTTGAAGATCGCCACGGCCAACGACTCGCCTGGCAGCAGCTTCCTGAAGCTGAGCGTTACGCCGCAAGGGCAAGCCAGCGCGCTAGCGATTCTGCTGACTTAG